The following proteins come from a genomic window of Rutidosis leptorrhynchoides isolate AG116_Rl617_1_P2 chromosome 10, CSIRO_AGI_Rlap_v1, whole genome shotgun sequence:
- the LOC139871520 gene encoding 14-3-3-like protein B, whose product MASPADLPENLTREQYVYLAKLAEQAERYEEMVKFMEKLVIGLTPVSELNVEERNLLSVAYKNVIGSLRAAWRIVSSIEQKEESRKNDDHVVLVKDYRSKVEDELTEVCGGILKILEANLVPSASSAESKVFYLKMKGDYHRYLAEFKVGDERKESAEQTMNSYKAAQDIAEADLAPTHPIRLGLALNFSVFYFEILNSSDKACSMAKQAFEDAIAELDTLGEDSYKDSTLIMQLLRDNLTLWTSDAQDQLEEP is encoded by the exons ATGGCGTCGCCGGCAGATTTACCGGAAAATCTAACAAGAGAACAGTATGTCTACTTAGCGAAACTTGCAGAACAAGCCGAACGGTACGAAGAGATGGTGAAATTCATGGAAAAACTCGTAATCGGACTAACGCCGGTGTCGGAACTCAACGTCGAAGAACGTAACCTACTTTCCGTCGCGTACAAAAACGTCATCGGATCTCTACGAGCGGCATGGAGAATCGTATCGTCGATTGAACAGAAAGAGGAATCGAGGAAGAACGATGATCATGTAGTGTTAGTGAAGGATTACAGATCTAAAGTTGAAGATGAACTTACGGAAGTTTGTGGTGGAATATTGAAGATTTTGGAAGCGAATCTGGTGCCGTCGGCCTCTAGTGCTGAATCGAAGGTGTTTTATTTGAAGATGAAGGGAGATTATCATAGGTATTTGGCTGAATTTAAAGTCGGTGATGAAAGGAAGGAATCTGCTGAACAGACTATGAATTCGTATAAAGCTGCTCAG GATATCGCTGAGGCGGATTTGGCTCCAACTCATCCTATTAGATTGGGTTTGGCACTTAATTTCTCGGTGTTCTACTTTGAGATTCTTAATTCTTCAGACAAGGCTTGTAGCATGGCAAAACAG GCATTTGAGGATGCGATTGCTGAGCTGGACACATTAGGTGAAGACTCCTACAAGGATAGTACCCTGATTATGCAACTACTGAGGGACAATCTCACTCTTTGGACCTCAGATGCACAG GACCAATTGGAGGAGCCATAG